Below is a window of Roseivirga misakiensis DNA.
CATAAACCGACTGCCTCCCGGCGCATCTCGATAAATGTGGTAGATCGTGCTGTCTGGCGCCAACTGTAAACTTAGACTTTCTTCGACCGGGGTCGTCAAGACCGATTCTAGTGGAGCATCGTCTCGAATATCGAGCATATTGAATCGGTAAATATTACCCGAAGTCCCATCATTTCTACTGAAGAATAGATGGTTTCCAGATACCGACCAGCCGGCAGAACCTCCAAAGGTTTCGCCTAAAACGAAAGTGTTCAAAATAGTTCTGCGGAAGGTTAATTCTGGAACTGCTTCATTGAAATGTAATATCTGAATATTAGAATTATTGGACGGAATGACTGCTATCTGACTTGTAGCGGTATTATACGCCATGTGGAGGGCTTCTATTGGCGTGGTTAAATTCAAGTTTCCAACCGCGTTGAACGAACCTCCAGGTTCAGGAATACTATGTATTTCGAATAATCCGTTGGTCGCGTTTTGCGTGATAAGCCAAAATTCCGTCATGTCTCTTGACCCTATGGTAATCATACCATTACCGCGATCTGTAATGCCTGATAACAAGTTTTTTCCAATTGCGGTCACCTCTCCAGCAGGAGGGCCATCGGCTCTATTTCCCTGCACACTACGATCTACTACTGTGTATAGAATTTCTCCTGCTGCATTTCTATGGAATAGATAAAAAAGGTCTTCATTTCCTGCCCCAGGCACAGGACTCGTACTCATGGCCTGAATACCAGTGGCATCGGTAATAATCCCGTTACCGTTCTGCATTATCTCATTTGTACCATCGTAAATATTAATCCCGTCTGAGTAGAAGATGAGATCGCCACTCGTGGGATCGGTGGAGGTAATTTTTTCACCAATGTTCAATTGTGGCCTTTTTCCTTGATCCAAAAAGGCTTCACTTGTAATACTTTTACCGAAAATCAGGGCTTCATCATTACCTGTGAAATACCAGTTGTGCCTGGTAAAATCTTGGCCTAGAGCGGTTAAGGACAAAACCAGGCCAAAAAATAAAAAAACAAGTCGTAGTTTTCTGTTCACAGTGAAATTCTCTTTCTGGTAAACACCAAGGTAAATTGATACCCTTATTACGCGGTTAATGGACTTTTTATTATATTCAACGCCTCATTAAACACGCCCTAAGATAACGGAAAAGTTTATTGAGGAAACGTTGTTTTGGTAATTTGATTCTTCAAATCCATTGAAGAAAATATAATTGTATCAGGGTCGTTAGGAGTTAAATTGTTTAAGACATTACATGAGAAAGGCATTTGTTTTATTAGTAGGCTTTTTGGCCATTTGTACTTCTAGAGAGGCAAAGGCTCAAGATGCCCAATTTTCTCAGTTTTATGCAGCTCCCTTGTATATCAACCCGGCCTTTACTGGGGCTTCTCAGTTTACTCGTTTTGGAGTGAACTATCGAAGTCAATGGCCTAACCTTCAGGCTTCGTTTGAAACGTTTTCATTTTATGCCGATCACTATATCGATCGGTACAATAGCGGTATTGGTTTAATCGTCACCACCGATCGAGAAGGACAAGAGGGTTTAACTTCTACCAACATTGGTTTTAGTTATGCTTATCAATTGCAACTGACAGAAAACTTAGTTTTTAGACCAGGAGTTCAATACAGTCTTTTTTCAAGGAATGCAGCATTTCAGAATCTAGTTTTCACCAATCAAATCAATACAATTACTGGTGAAATTGACAGAACGATTACCGATCCAGCGATCATTGCAGGACAAGATTTACAGTCCAATTTCGGTGATATAAGCGTTGGTGGGGTACTTTATTCTAGAAGACTGTTTTTAGGGGTAGCGCTTCAGCACATTACAGAGCCGAATCAGTCATTATTAGACGGTGATGAATTTAGTGTTTTGCCAGCCAGGCTGACCATTCACGGCGGTTATAAAATTGACTTAAGATCGGGTGGATTAAGAAACGATTTAACTTACACATTAAAGGAGAGAAGTATTACGCCAGTTTTCCAGTACAAGGAGCAAGGGCCGTTTTCTCAGTTAGATATCGGTGCTTTTTTGCACTTAGAACCAATCAATTTTGGTTTGCAGTACAGAGGGTTGCCGTATAAACAGTTCGAAGATTTTCCTAACCACGAATCTTTAATCTTTTCATTGGGAGTAACTACCAATAACTTCAATATTGGCTATAGCTTTGACTATACACTGTCTAAGTTGACCATAAACGCCGGTGGTGCGCATGAATTCTCGCTATCCTATATTATAGATTTCAGCAAGCCGCAAATCACACCAAGGAGCCGCTGGAGAATTCCATGTCCTAAAAACTAAGTCGTCCTATGTCTGCTGACCAACTGCTGTACCTCATTCTGGGTATCGTCATACTAGACTTTTGTTTGGATCAGTTTCTAGATGCCTTAAACCGAAGGCATTCCAAAGGGACTATTCCAGAAAAATTAAAGGGAATTTATGAAGAGGAAGAGTATGCAAAGTCACAAGCCTATCAGAAACAACTTGGTAGCTTCGGGCTTTTGTCATCTGCCTTTAGCATTGTAACCACGCTTCTAGTGCTGTTTTTGGGTGGTTTTGGCTATTTAGATGCTCAGTTGAGTCCCTATATCAGCGACCCTATTCTTAAATCGTTAGCATTTTTCGGAGTACTTTTTATCCTGTCAGATTTAATCAATATTCCATTCAGTTACTATGCCACATTTGTCATAGAGGAACGGTTTGGTTTCAATAAAATGACACCAAAACTCTTTATCGTCGATAAGCTCAAGGGTTATCTACTAACAGTATTAATAGGAGGTGTTTTAGGGTATGCGCTTTTGTGGATCGTTAATGAACTGGGATCAAACTTCTGGATATACGCACTTTTGTTAGTGGCAGGCTTCATGCTTGTTATGAATGTATTCTATACCACTCTTTTTCTGCCACTTTTTAATAAACTGGTGCCTTTAGAAGATGGTGCTTTAAAAGATCGTATCAACGAATACGCTGCTGGCGTCTCTTTCCCGCTAGATAATATTTTTGTAATTGATGGATCTAAACGATCGACGAAGGCCAACGCTTTCTTTTCAGGCCTCGGTAAAAAGAAGAAAATAGTCTTGTATGATACGCTAATTTCAGATCATACCACAGAAGAAGTAGTCGCCGTGTTGGCACATGAAGTTGGGCATTTCAAGAAAAAGCATATTGTAACAGGCCTAATCTTAAGCCTAGTGCAAATGGCTATCACTTTTTACATTCTATCCCTATTGATCTTTAATGAGCGGCTATCGATGGCATTAGGAGGGGATGAGTTAGCGATTCATCTAAACTTTATAGCCTTCGGGCTCCTTTATACACCTATTTCAAGGCTTACTGGTTTGCTCATGAACATGCTAAGTCGTAAAAATGAGTATGAGGCGGACGCTTATGCTGCAAAAACCTATGACGCAAAGCCACTCATGTCAGCTTTGAAGAGACTATCCGTGAAATCGTTGAGTAATTTGACGCCTCATCCATGGTATGTCAAAGCGCATTATTCGCACCCGACTTTGCTTCAGCGACTTGAGGCAATGGAAAAATTATAGGAAGTCTATATCGATGTTTCCTTGATATCTCATAAGGAAGTTTACGCCATTTTCGGCAGACATGCCTTCGAAAAGAATCTTATAGAGCGTCTCGGTAATTAAAGGTTTTAATTGCTGACTATCGGCTAGTTGTTTAATGATTTTGATAGTATTCATACCCTCGGCCACTTCGTCCATTTCCTGAATAGCCTCTTCCAATGGTTTGCCTTGAGCAATTTTATAACCTAGCGTAAAATTGCGGCTATTGGTACTGGTCGTCGTGGCTACTAAATCACCAATCCCTGCTAGACCGATGAAAGACGATATTTCACCTCCGAGTGCTCGGCCTAAGTAGATCATTTCCACCAAACCGCGACTCACCAAAAGTCCACGAGAGTTTTCGCCCATGCCTAAGCCGGATAGAATTCCGGAGGCTATCGCAATAATGTTCTTCAGTACACCACATAATTCTACGCCTCTCAGGTCAGAATTACTGTAAACTTGAAAGTTCTCTGAACTTAAAAGCGACTTGCCAGCTTGTATTACTTCGTTAAATGGAGAAGCAATAACAGTGGCTGCTGGATGCCCCATAGAAAGTTCGCTTGCCAGATTTGGACCGGCCATACAACCCACTCTCACCACCACAGTTTCTTGCCTTATGATTTCGCTCATGGTGAACACATGTTCTTTTGTGAGCGAAAAATCTGGCGATTGCTGCGTTGGTAGTTGTAAGTCTAAACCCTTCGTGGCATGAATCATCATATGATAAGGCCTGAGATAAGGTGCCAGCTGAAGTATTAATTCTCTAAAGTTTGAAGAAGGAACCACCGGGAAAATAACATTGCAGCGTTTAGGTACCTCTTCTAGTTCGTTGACTACATGGACGTTATCTGCAAGCTGTTGCCCTGCAGATATCCGTGTTTTTTCTATTTCTGCGATAGTTTCTGGATTTCTTACATACAGAAAGACTTCCGCATTTCTTGCCAAAATATTGGCAACGGCAGTTCCAAAACTGCCACCTCCTAATACGCCAACTGTTTTATTAGACATACTTTTCTAGGTTATAACCCGTCAGTCTGTTGTGGTAATAGAACAGTACATTCAGGTCCTGTGTAGTTATATCTCCAGCTCTATTCCGAATTAAAGGGCGTTTGGCGTGATACATGCCAACATTTTTTAATCCGTGTTTTATAATACCGTCGGTATCTCCTGCCAAGTGAGGCGAAACGCTCAGTTTACCTTCACCGTACATTTTGTGCACTTTTGCGAGCACGCTTTTAAAAGACGCCTTAAACTCCTCGTAAGGAATGATCAGGTCTTCTTCTGGCAGTCGCAAAAGGTTATATAAATCTAGTTTTTTAAATCTCTTTTTAAGAATAATGAATGCCGTGTATGCTACTAAGTGACTGGCAAAGACTTTGTTGATTTTTAGATATTCCTCAACAATCCGTTCGCTGAGCATTCTTGTATACTCTACTTCGCGTTGATCGTTTTGCGATATAATTCTTCCATCTGCCGTAAAGTATTCTTGGGTATCGATAGTTCGTCCCTTCTGGTCGTAACTCTGACCATTTTCATCAACATAATTACCGAGCACATCCATGGCCTTGCCGATAGAAACAGAAATATCCGATCCTTTGGTAAAGAATTTTAATAAGAAGGCCGTGATTTTATAAGACGTAGAATACTCGTCATTTTCAACATAGTATCGTTCCTGGCCTTGTAACCTCAGGTATTGTTTTATCAGGCTGGGAGCCTCCAAAACAAAGTTATAGTTCAGTGTAACTGGTACTACGAATATTTTTTCTCGAGCGTCTCGCTTTCCTTTCTGGTAGTTAACGCGCTGCGCCTCAATAGCCGTGCTCAAGAGACCAAGTTTAAGGCGGCTTTCGATTTTTCCTGACCTAGATCGCGTACCTCCGGGGAAAAACAAGCTATGGCAGCCTCTTTGAATGGCTAGGCTTGAGTAAGATTTCAGCGTCTCTAAATAGAGCATGTTCTTTTTTCTTCGATCCACCTTGTAAGCACCAAGGCTATTCAAGAAATAAGAGATGATTTTAATGTTGAAAAGGTTTAGACCAGCGCCATAGATAAAGGCTGGTAAGCCCAAAACATTAATCACCCAACCGATGAGAATGGAGTCGAGGTTACTGAAATGGGTTGGTACCATCACTATGGTGCCCTTTTTAGCCAAAAGTCTCAGATTGTCAACCTCACCGGTGATATTGATTTTATCTTGTAAGGTGTATTGTGTACTAAATATTGACCAAAACCCTCTGGCCCTAGAAGCATTTAATAGTCTAGCAAAACCGAAGGTGACGATGGACCGAGCCATCCGATATCGAGATTTTTTAAAGTTACCCGCAATTTCGTCCGAATAGCGTAAAACCATGTCATTCAGAATAGAATCCAAACGCTCATCTTTTTCGGCATCGTTATCAGATAAAGAAATATCTAAAAGGCGATCTTTTACAGTATTTAAAAATGCTTGATCATCTTCTGGATCAACCGCCCAAGGATTTCTTTTAATTCGTAGTTTCTCTCGAAAAACTGTGGTTTCAATTTCTTCGATAAGTGCTTCCCGGGTAGGTGCCTGAGCCTTAATCCGCTTGATGCTTTCCGTGGCTACTTCTTCAACAAACTCTTGTCTATTGCGACTGAGCGCCACTACTGGCCATTCATTTATACCTCCTGGAACAACAGGATCGTACTTCTTCTTTACGTAGTCTTGAGATATTGATTCCATCCAAATAGAGTCTCAAAGATAGGAGAATAAAAAAACCATCATTGAGATCAGCCCTTAATCTGTTTACAAATTAAATCGATTTCTGATTCTGTGTTGAATGCATGAAGACAAATCCTTAGCCTTTCGGTTCCAGTTTTAACAGTTGGACTTAAAATTGGTCGAACGTCGAGCCCAATGTCTTTTAGTTTGTCGGCCAACTTCTTTGTCGGCCCGTTTCCTCCGATAATGATTGATTTTATCGCAGATGGGCTTTGATGATCGGGCAACTGTTGGTTAAAGTATGCGATATTATCCTTGAGTTGTTGAATCAAAACACTGTTATCCTTGAGGAAATCATAGGATTGCATAATTGATGTGATTTCAAAAGCACTAGGAGCCGTGGTATAAATAAAGGGCCTCGAAAAGTTGATGATAAAATCCTTGAGTAATTGAGATCCTGAAATACAAGCTCCATGTATGCCCATAGCTTTTCCAAAAGTATAAATAACAGCGAATACGCCTTCCTGTACCCCCATTTGAGCGATGAGCCCTTCGCCATGGTTTCCAAAAATTCCAGTGCTGTGAGCCTCATCTACCACCACTTTAGCCTGATGAGATTTAGCCAAAGCAATAATATCTTGAATGGGTGCAAGGTCTCCGTCCATTGAATAGACAGACTCGCATGCGATAAAAATTTCGCCAGTGCTCTCCTTGATTTTTTTCTCTAGGTCGCCTAGGTCATTGTGTTTAAAGGATAATCTTTTGGCATGACTTAAACGGCAGCCATCTTTAATACAAGCGTGAGCATATTCGTCATAAATCACGGTGTCTCCGCGCTGTGGTACAGAAGAGAAGAAGGCTAAATTGGCCATGTAGCCAGAATTAAATACCGTGGAGGCTTCGAACCCAAAAAAGCGAGCGAGCTTTACCTCGCATTCTTCTGTTAATTGACTATTTCCAGTTAACAACCGTGAACCAGTTGAGCCATTCTTGAAAGTCTGTTCATGGTAAGCTTCTTGGATGCGAACCTTTAGTGCTTCAGATCGGGCTAGTCCCAGGTAATCGTTCGAAGAAAAGTCCACAAGACTATCAGAAAATGGCTTAAGTTCTCTCAGAGCGTCGTCCTGCCTTCTTTTTTCTAATAAAAAACCGATGCGGCTTTCCTTATTCATTTCTGATGCTGATTTTAAGATAAATTATACTGATTTTTGCGCCAATTCTAAGCAATATGTTCTCAAAAGGTATATGCCTTTTCTTAGTCTTGATTATCTCTTGCGGTCTTTATGCACAAGGTGGCTACAAGAATAGTGAGTTTTCGTTTACCAACGAAAATGATGTATACCTTTTAAAGGATCGGGATAAATACTACTCCAATGGATTGATTACTCATTTTAGATGGGTTCCCAAGGCTTTTAGAGCAGATACCATCAAGAAAATTGTTGATTTAGAGTTTTCTCAGAAATATTTCACACCACAAGACTTGCTGCTTGGTCGGGTCGAGAATTTCGATCGGCCTTACGCTGGGTTGCTTTATGGTGGTTACAGTGTCAGTACTTATAAAGAGGAATCAAAAAGGTCTATGATCGGGTTAGAGGTTGGCTTGGTTGGGCCCATTTCGGGTGCTGAAGGATTTCAAAAATGGTATCACGAAACTTTTGGGTTTCCTCAGCCCAGAGGATGGGACTTCCAAATGCCCAATGAACTCGTTTTTAACATTAAAAGTGAGTTCAATAAACAGTATGTTTTAAGGCCAGGGAAGTTAGATGCAGTTTCAACTACGGCCTTTTCTTTAGGAACCGCTTTTACACATGCCTTCCAAAGATTAGATATTCGATTTGGGAAATTGCAGCCTTTAAGAAACTCCGCATTTACGAATGCATTAATTGGCTCAGGAAGTGAGAATATTCCTAAACACAATTATTTCTTTTTTGGTTATGGCCTTCAATACGTAGCACAGAATATCACTATCAACGGATCGGTTTGGAATGATAATGCGCCACATACAGAAACGATCAGACCTTGGGTAAGGCACTTAAGATTTGGTTGGGCGTCTAGTTCAGATCGAGCGACTTTTAAAGTCACCTATAATTGGTCAAGTCCAGAGATAAGAGGCAATGAGAACCATGCCTATATTGGTTTCGAACTTCAGCTTCGATTCCCAAGAAATCAAGACTAATCGCAACATTGAATTTCTATTCATTCGAGCGTTTTAGTGCTAGCGTTCGGGAATTGATGAATATGTCGAATATGTGTTTGGTGTTGGTGTATTACCTATTAATATTGTAGCGGCTAGACTAATGGCACTGAGACTTAAAGATATACAATCACCAGTGAAGACTGAGATGCTCGAATTTGAGCATAAGTTCAGGTCATTCATGAAAAGCAAAGTCTTCCTTATCGATAAGGTGACCAACTACATCGTCAAGCGAAAAGGTAAGCAAATGCGCCCCATGTTTGTGTTCCTTTCGGCAGGAGTAGTTGGCAATATTTCAGAAAGAAGTTATCGCGGTGCATCACTCATAGAATTATTGCATACTGCCTCATTAGTCCATGACGATGTGGTAGACGATTCTAATATGCGCAGAGGGTACTTCTCCATTAATGCCCTCTGGAAGAATAAAATTGCAGTACTAGTTGGCGATTATCTTTTATCGAGAGGTTTACTCTTATCCATCGATAACGGCGATTTCGATTTACTTAAAATTGTATCTGAGGCCGTTAGGGAAATGAGTGAGGGTGAGTTGCTCCAGATGGCCAAAGCTCGGAGCCTGGATATCACCGAAGAATTATACTATGAAGTCATTCGTCAAAAAACGGCTTCATTGATCGCTTCCTGCTGTGCCGTAGGGGCTGCATCTGTACAAGATGACCCAGAGGTGATCGCTAAAATGAAGGAATTCGGGCTTAATGTGGGAATGGCTTTCCAAATCAAGGACGATCTTTTTGACTATGGAACAGGTGAAATCGGGAAGCCATTAGGCATAGACATCAAGGAGAAGAAAATGACCCTTCCATTGATCCATGTACTGCAAAAATCTTCAAGTGCCGATAAAAGGCGGATCAAAAGAATTATCAAGAGTAATAAGCAGAACAATAAGAAAGTACAGGAAGTCATAGAGTATGTAAAGGCCAACGGTGGTATTGAGTACGCTAAAAACGTGATGCACGATTATTACAGAAAGTCGCAAGAAATACTGGATGAATTCCCAGATTCTGAGTTCAAAACTTCTCTAGGTCAGCTTGTTCAATTCACTATAGAACGGTCCAAATAAAAAACACCCATTGCTTTCTGGCAATGGGCGCTTCAGTTTAGCTTAGTAGTATATTTGTGTAGAAATATAAGATATAGTTAATATCCATATAGAAGACAATCCTCTATAGATCTAACCTTATTCGGATACTAGAAAAATTTTAAATCAGTCGATTTTGTCACTGGATTATTGATTGTAGATCATGATGATCCATTTCCAATTATCCGTAATAGTTTCTGATGGTTTGTAAAGATATCGTCCAAAAAGGGCATCGTTTTGCCTGTAAAGGTCTACAATATTTAGTTTGCTTATGGCATCCCAAGTTGTTTCAAAAGGTTCAGTGTAAGGCCCTTCAATATCATCTACAACTAATGCACTTGGGAAGGGTAATTCATCCACCAGCATAAAGAAATTACCAGCGCCAACAAAAGAAGGGGCAAAGACAATAGCATCTCCCGTTTCTGAGATTTCAGCATTGAAAATCTGCAAACTCGTTGGTGTCAGCGTCAAAGATACCGAGCCGTTTAAATCATTAGTTGGTTCTTGAATATCAGCAGTGACGGGCAGCTCGCTAAAGGTTAGGTCAACCTTTGGGGTGAAAAGTGTAGCGCCGGCTTGAAAGGTGTTGCTATTATAATCCACCATTAAAATAAGAACGCTGCTTTCCTCTGCCGTGGGCTCATCATTATTGTCACAACTCCACAAGAAGCAGGTGGCAAGCGTCAAAAATAAAATTGTTCTTTTCATAGCTAATCGATTAATGCGAAACTAAAACATAAAACGCAATAGGTATTCAATTGGTCTGATTTAATCCGAATTACTGAATAATTCGACACAATAAAACTTGAAAAGGATGGAATTAAAGAAATAGCCCCCACGCAGGTCCACTTTTCTCCAAAATCTAACCCTAGTCTTGCTTATAGAACTGGCTTTAGCATAAGTATTTGATTATAAGCCGATTATTCATTTTGGGTCAACAGCCACTAATGTCCCTTTTTTAAGGCTTGAGTTGTGTTTTTAAGAAAAAAACTTAACTTTTGTAGAGAAGTGGAAAAAAGTGCAAAATTGTGGGTGACTGTGGGAAGTTTTTCTATCTTTGTATTAGTTCAGGTGTGTAATGTCTTTTTTTACCGGAGAATATGATTGCAAGCTAGATGCAAAAGGAAGGTTGGCTTTACCTGCTAAGGTGAAGGCGGCATTGCCTGATGTAGCTGTTCAGGAGCTCGTTTTAAGACGAGGTTTTGAGTCATGCTTGGTATTGTATCCGAAGGTGGAGTTTAAAAAGATTATTAATCGAGTTCGGTCATTGAGTGAGTTCAATGAAGATTATCGAAAGTTTCAGCGCAGTTTCTTTAGAGGGAATGCAGAAGTGGAGTTGGACAGTGCTGGAAGGATCAATATTCAGAATCGTATGCTAGCGTATGCTGATTTGACGAAAGAGGTGGTTGTTGTAGGGTTGGGGAATAGAATCGAAATCTGGAATCCAGACCTGTATGAAGAAAACCTCATCAATGACGTGTCAGAGTATTCGAAATTGGCCGAAAAGTACTTGGCTGATGACTAAAAAGAATGGTTGACTATCACGTGCCGGTAATGTTGCAGGAATGCATCGAAGGACTGGCGATTAAACCAGAAGGAATTTATGTAGATGTGACCTTTGGAGGCGGAGGTCATTCAATTGAAATACTGAAGCATATATCGGAATCGGGAAAGCTCTTGAGTTTTGACCAAGATGATGATGCTAAGGGAAATGCCTCAAAAATTGAAAATCGTTCTTTCACATTTATACAGGCCAATTTCAGGCACCTAAGGCGGTATTTAAAGCTCTATGGTGTTGGGAGAGTAGATGGTATTTTGGCTGATTTAGGAGTTTCTTCTCATCAGATAGATGAGGTGTCTCGCGGGTTTTCAATCCGAGGAGATGCTGAGTTAGACATGAGAATGGACCAAGGAGTAGACTTGACTGCGCAAGATGTGGTAAATGACTATTCTGAAAAAGACCTTCACCGCATTCTGGGAATCTATGGTGAAGTAAAGAATGCCAAAACCTTGGCTGGAGCTATCGTTTCCGAACGATTCTCTAAGCCATTCAAGACTACTTTCGACCTGATTGCATTGCTTGAAAAGTATGCGCCACGAGGTAGGGAAAATAAATACTACGCTCAGGTGTTTCAGGCATTGAGAATTGAGGTCAACGATGAAATGGGAGCGCTAGAGGATTTTTTGAATCAAACTTCCGAATCTCTCAAGCCGGGCGGTAGACTCGTGATTATGAGTTATCACTCACTTGAAGATCGTATGGTGAAGAATTTCATCAACAAAGGGAAGATTTTTGGCGATGTGGAGAAAGATTTTTTCGGAAACGAAATAAAGCCCTATAAGGCTATAAATAGAAAATTAATACAACCGAATCAACAGGAACTAAAAGCTAACAGTAGATCCAGAAGTGCGAAACTTCGGATAGCTGAGCGAATTTAAAAATGGCTGAGAATAGATTTAGAGTCAAAGAAAACGAAAGGCCTCGCGGCAGGGGATTCTTCGGCTTTTTGTCTGCGAAGTTCAACATCGGTCAGGAATTGAATTCAGAGTTGCCTGTTAAGCATTTGCCCAAAGTAGTATTCACTGTTTTACTAGGTGTTTTCTACGTTTGGAATAATCACTACGCTGAAAAATCTATTCGAGAGATCGATCGCTTGGAAGACGTAGTAGAGGATTTAAAAGCAGATGTGACTACGCTGGAAGCAAACTACATGTATGGTAGTAAGCAATCAGAAGTTGCCAAGAAGGTTAAGCCTCTTGGATTGATTGAAAGTATGGAGCCACCCGCAAAAATCATTGTAGAAGACAATGAATATTAAGAAGGACATATTGCTTCGGGTGCGCATCGCTTTTTTAGGTGCTCTTGTCTTCGTCCTTGCGATCGTTTATCGTATGGTAGACATTCAGGTTATCGATGGTGAACAATGGAGAGAACAAGCCAGGGTTAATAGCCTTGATTTTAGAACCATAAAAGCAACAAGGGGAAGTATATATTCTGATGGGGAAGACCTATTAGCTACTTCATTACCCTTTTATAGATTGGCCTTTGATCCGTCAGTGGCCCATGACACAACATTTACGTCCAAATTAGACTCCCTTTCACACCTATTGTCAGCTTTTTTCCGAGATCATTCTTCCGACTACTATCAGAAGAAGATCTCGGAGGCTCGACAAGCCCAAAAGAGGTATCTAGTCCTCAACAATCGAGATTTAAATTATCAGGAGAAAGAACAAGTGGCCGAATGGCCTATTTTCCGTTTAGGCCAAATGAAAGGTGGCGTCATCTTTGAAAAAATTGATAAAAGACACAATCCATTCGAAAGCCTTGCGGAAAGAACCATTGGTGGTCTTAATGCTGAAATGGAAGCAGCCTATGGCATCGAAAAAAGCTTTGACCATTTTCTAGCAGGAAAGGATGGAGAAGGTTTGTTCCAGAAAATGGCTGGTAAAGGCAATTGGAGACCGATTAATGCTTCTTCAGACATAAGACCTGTCAACGGTTATGACGTTCATACGACGATCGACGTAAACCTTCAAGATGTAGCCCAGAGTGCATTATTAAGAAAGGTTTCCGAGCTAAATGCCAAATACGGGACTGTAGTCTTAATGGAAGTTAAGACTGGTGAAATCAAGGCGATTTCCAACTTAAAAAGAACTTCTAAAGGAACCTATGCGGAGAACTTCAACTACGCTGTGGCTGAAAATAATGACCCAGGTTCCACCTTCAAATTAGCTTCCATGTTGGCTTTGCTAGAGGCTGGTAAAGTGGAGTTGACGGATTCTGTAGATACGGAAAAAGGTGCTACAAAATTCAGTGACCGTACAATGAGAGACCACAAAAATGGAGGATACGGTATGCTTACAGTGGAAGATGTATTTGTGAAATCGTCTAATGTTGGTACAGCCAAGTTAGTGGCAGAGCATTTTGGTGACAACCCTCAGGAATATGTAGACATAATAAAGCAAACAGGTTTAGGGAAGTCGCTTGATTTTCAATTGATCGGCGAAGGTACTCCTTATATAAAGGATGCAAATGACGAATCATGGTCTAATGTTACCCTGCCTTGGATGTCCATTGGCTACGAGATGCAGTTGACTCCATTGCAGACGCTAACGCTTTATAATGCTGTGGCTAATAATGGCAAAATGATCCAACCGATCCTTGTCAAAAGTATCAGACGAGCCGATAAGACTATTGAGACTTTTGAATCTAAAGTCCTGAATAAGAAAATTGCCTCAGATGAAACGCTCGCCGATCTAAGAAAAATGCTGGAAGGCGTGGTGGAGAGAGGAACCGCCAAGAATATTAAAAATGATATCTACAAGATTGCTGGTAA
It encodes the following:
- a CDS encoding PorP/SprF family type IX secretion system membrane protein, yielding MRKAFVLLVGFLAICTSREAKAQDAQFSQFYAAPLYINPAFTGASQFTRFGVNYRSQWPNLQASFETFSFYADHYIDRYNSGIGLIVTTDREGQEGLTSTNIGFSYAYQLQLTENLVFRPGVQYSLFSRNAAFQNLVFTNQINTITGEIDRTITDPAIIAGQDLQSNFGDISVGGVLYSRRLFLGVALQHITEPNQSLLDGDEFSVLPARLTIHGGYKIDLRSGGLRNDLTYTLKERSITPVFQYKEQGPFSQLDIGAFLHLEPINFGLQYRGLPYKQFEDFPNHESLIFSLGVTTNNFNIGYSFDYTLSKLTINAGGAHEFSLSYIIDFSKPQITPRSRWRIPCPKN
- a CDS encoding M48 family metallopeptidase; amino-acid sequence: MSADQLLYLILGIVILDFCLDQFLDALNRRHSKGTIPEKLKGIYEEEEYAKSQAYQKQLGSFGLLSSAFSIVTTLLVLFLGGFGYLDAQLSPYISDPILKSLAFFGVLFILSDLINIPFSYYATFVIEERFGFNKMTPKLFIVDKLKGYLLTVLIGGVLGYALLWIVNELGSNFWIYALLLVAGFMLVMNVFYTTLFLPLFNKLVPLEDGALKDRINEYAAGVSFPLDNIFVIDGSKRSTKANAFFSGLGKKKKIVLYDTLISDHTTEEVVAVLAHEVGHFKKKHIVTGLILSLVQMAITFYILSLLIFNERLSMALGGDELAIHLNFIAFGLLYTPISRLTGLLMNMLSRKNEYEADAYAAKTYDAKPLMSALKRLSVKSLSNLTPHPWYVKAHYSHPTLLQRLEAMEKL
- a CDS encoding NAD(P)H-dependent glycerol-3-phosphate dehydrogenase, encoding MSNKTVGVLGGGSFGTAVANILARNAEVFLYVRNPETIAEIEKTRISAGQQLADNVHVVNELEEVPKRCNVIFPVVPSSNFRELILQLAPYLRPYHMMIHATKGLDLQLPTQQSPDFSLTKEHVFTMSEIIRQETVVVRVGCMAGPNLASELSMGHPAATVIASPFNEVIQAGKSLLSSENFQVYSNSDLRGVELCGVLKNIIAIASGILSGLGMGENSRGLLVSRGLVEMIYLGRALGGEISSFIGLAGIGDLVATTTSTNSRNFTLGYKIAQGKPLEEAIQEMDEVAEGMNTIKIIKQLADSQQLKPLITETLYKILFEGMSAENGVNFLMRYQGNIDIDFL
- a CDS encoding 1-acyl-sn-glycerol-3-phosphate acyltransferase, producing MSQDYVKKKYDPVVPGGINEWPVVALSRNRQEFVEEVATESIKRIKAQAPTREALIEEIETTVFREKLRIKRNPWAVDPEDDQAFLNTVKDRLLDISLSDNDAEKDERLDSILNDMVLRYSDEIAGNFKKSRYRMARSIVTFGFARLLNASRARGFWSIFSTQYTLQDKINITGEVDNLRLLAKKGTIVMVPTHFSNLDSILIGWVINVLGLPAFIYGAGLNLFNIKIISYFLNSLGAYKVDRRKKNMLYLETLKSYSSLAIQRGCHSLFFPGGTRSRSGKIESRLKLGLLSTAIEAQRVNYQKGKRDAREKIFVVPVTLNYNFVLEAPSLIKQYLRLQGQERYYVENDEYSTSYKITAFLLKFFTKGSDISVSIGKAMDVLGNYVDENGQSYDQKGRTIDTQEYFTADGRIISQNDQREVEYTRMLSERIVEEYLKINKVFASHLVAYTAFIILKKRFKKLDLYNLLRLPEEDLIIPYEEFKASFKSVLAKVHKMYGEGKLSVSPHLAGDTDGIIKHGLKNVGMYHAKRPLIRNRAGDITTQDLNVLFYYHNRLTGYNLEKYV